A stretch of the Clostridium botulinum genome encodes the following:
- a CDS encoding GTP pyrophosphokinase produces MAVRKWNEFRIPYEQAVEELKVKFKSIRREYRRKNENSPIEFVTGRVKELSSMLEKANKFSIPIERVEYELEDIAGIRIMCQFVDDIYRVVDLIRKRKDMQIIYEKDYITDVKASGYRSYHIIVKYPVNMADGVKEILAEFQIRTLAMNFWATVEHSLNYKYKHKIPQGIKGKLKSAADAAFKLDTEMLEIKDEIMDAQKLFEVKSSLVSDIMNNIFALISSGRTVEADCFQNQLNDVVSEGEVFELNNLLKATERSLKMYK; encoded by the coding sequence ATGGCGGTTAGAAAATGGAATGAATTTCGAATACCCTATGAACAAGCTGTAGAGGAATTAAAGGTTAAATTTAAAAGTATTAGAAGAGAATATAGAAGAAAAAATGAAAATTCACCTATTGAGTTTGTAACAGGTAGAGTTAAAGAATTATCTAGTATGCTTGAAAAAGCAAATAAATTTAGTATACCTATTGAACGTGTTGAGTATGAGTTAGAGGATATAGCAGGAATTAGAATAATGTGTCAATTTGTTGATGACATATATAGAGTTGTTGATTTAATTAGGAAAAGAAAAGATATGCAAATAATATATGAAAAAGACTATATAACAGATGTTAAGGCAAGTGGATATAGAAGTTATCATATAATTGTTAAATATCCTGTAAATATGGCGGATGGAGTTAAAGAGATACTAGCTGAGTTTCAAATAAGAACACTGGCTATGAATTTCTGGGCAACAGTTGAACATTCATTAAATTACAAATATAAACATAAGATACCTCAAGGAATAAAAGGCAAACTTAAAAGTGCAGCAGACGCAGCTTTTAAATTAGATACAGAAATGCTTGAAATAAAAGATGAGATAATGGATGCTCAAAAACTATTTGAAGTAAAATCAAGTTTAGTATCTGACATTATGAATAACATTTTTGCATTAATATCTTCTGGAAGAACAGTTGAGGCTGATTGTTTTCAAAATCAGTTAAATGATGTTGTATCAGAAGGTGAAGTTTTTGAATTGAATAATCTTCTTAAAGCAACAGAAAGAAGTTTAAAGATGTATAAGTAA
- a CDS encoding DUF5685 family protein, whose amino-acid sequence MFGYVFPSKMELKVKDYEKFKAYYCGLCLSIKKNFGNLPRLSLNYDMTFLAILLDSLNDTKISYFKGSCIAHPIKNRIFITNNEVLDYAAFCNVCLTYYKLLDDYNDDKSVKSKFLSIFLRKFLTKDISYSYDIKNYIEKRLKELNSMENIPENKNLDEFSHAFADLTGFIISYYIQDVNCKLDLYWLGYNLGKWIYILDAYDDLEKDIKNNKFNPINAYMNIDSLPYDKLNFTIKDRIDFTLCNCARECYEFFKKLPIKKNYDLMENILRYGLLEKMNLIFKRSAMNNEKSI is encoded by the coding sequence ATGTTTGGTTATGTTTTCCCAAGTAAAATGGAACTAAAAGTAAAAGACTATGAAAAATTTAAAGCCTACTATTGTGGACTTTGTTTATCAATAAAAAAGAATTTTGGAAATCTTCCAAGACTATCATTAAATTATGATATGACCTTTTTAGCAATACTTTTAGATTCATTAAATGATACTAAAATTAGCTATTTCAAAGGATCTTGTATAGCACATCCTATAAAAAATAGAATTTTCATAACAAACAATGAAGTTTTAGACTATGCAGCCTTTTGTAATGTATGTTTAACATATTATAAGCTTTTAGATGATTATAATGATGATAAATCCGTTAAAAGTAAATTTCTATCAATATTTTTAAGGAAATTCTTAACAAAAGACATAAGTTATTCTTATGATATTAAAAACTACATAGAAAAAAGATTAAAAGAACTTAATAGTATGGAAAATATTCCTGAAAATAAAAATTTAGATGAATTTTCTCATGCATTTGCAGACTTAACTGGATTTATTATTTCATATTATATACAAGATGTGAATTGTAAGCTTGATTTATATTGGCTAGGATACAATCTTGGAAAATGGATATACATCCTAGATGCTTATGATGATTTAGAAAAAGATATTAAAAATAATAAATTTAATCCTATTAATGCTTATATGAATATAGATAGTTTACCATATGACAAATTAAATTTTACTATAAAGGATAGAATCGACTTTACTCTTTGCAATTGTGCCAGAGAGTGCTACGAATTTTTTAAAAAATTACCTATTAAAAAAAATTATGATTTAATGGAAAATATTCTTCGTTACGGTTTACTTGAAAAAATGAATCTAATATTTAAAAGGAGCGCGATGAACAATGAGAAATCCATATGA
- a CDS encoding EscU/YscU/HrcU family type III secretion system export apparatus switch protein has protein sequence MNKSHRKKAAALKYELNYDAPIVSAAGMGHIADKIIEEAKKNEVPVVYNKELADLLTNVDVGSSIPEELYNAVAEVIAYIMDVDKLADGR, from the coding sequence ATGAATAAATCCCATAGAAAAAAGGCTGCTGCTTTAAAATACGAATTAAATTATGATGCACCCATAGTTAGTGCAGCTGGTATGGGGCATATAGCTGATAAAATTATTGAAGAGGCTAAAAAAAATGAAGTACCAGTAGTATATAATAAGGAACTTGCAGACTTATTAACAAATGTTGATGTTGGAAGTTCTATTCCGGAAGAACTCTATAATGCAGTAGCAGAAGTAATAGCATATATAATGGACGTAGATAAACTTGCTGATGGAAGGTGA
- a CDS encoding metallophosphoesterase produces MALYAISDLHLSLNSDKPMDVFGEHWSNHDERIKENWINKITNEDTVLIAGDISWSMKMEDGMEDLEWIHKLPGKKIISKGNHDYWWGSISKLNSLYEDINFIQNNYFVYENYAICGTRGWNPPSDKYTQHDEKIYNREQIRLRISLDSAKKAGYEKIIVMIHYPPVNDKFEETELIKIFKEYNVQKVIYGHLHGTSLKNVFEGNHDGVEYIMTACDYINFDPISIL; encoded by the coding sequence TTGGCGCTGTATGCAATATCAGATTTACATTTATCTTTAAATAGTGATAAACCTATGGATGTATTTGGAGAACATTGGTCTAATCATGATGAAAGAATAAAAGAAAACTGGATAAATAAAATTACAAATGAGGATACTGTTTTAATAGCAGGAGACATTTCGTGGTCTATGAAAATGGAAGATGGAATGGAAGATTTAGAATGGATACATAAACTCCCAGGTAAAAAGATTATTTCTAAAGGAAATCATGATTATTGGTGGGGGAGTATAAGTAAGTTAAACAGTTTATATGAAGATATAAATTTTATACAAAATAATTATTTCGTATATGAAAATTATGCTATATGTGGCACTAGAGGATGGAATCCCCCAAGTGATAAATATACTCAACATGACGAGAAAATATATAATAGAGAACAGATAAGATTAAGAATTTCACTAGACAGTGCAAAAAAAGCAGGATATGAGAAAATAATAGTTATGATTCATTATCCTCCTGTAAATGATAAATTTGAAGAAACAGAGTTAATTAAAATATTTAAAGAATATAATGTACAAAAAGTCATATATGGTCATTTACATGGTACTTCTTTAAAAAATGTATTTGAAGGAAATCATGATGGTGTAGAATATATAATGACTGCATGTGATTACATAAATTTTGATCCTATAAGTATATTATAA
- a CDS encoding J domain-containing protein, with product MRNPYEVLEINENATEEEIKQAYRKLARKYHPDQYGDNPLRDLAEDKMRELNEAYDYLTKNHVNHNSNNQNSDFGNFTKSMSFDEIRIYINKGDLVYAESQLHNITDHNAEWNYLMGVINLQKGWYDAAFNYISIACRLNPYNNEYTNTLRMLQNKNQSFRQEYNNTRGNNSDFCDCCAKLWCLDCLCNCCCNVDLISC from the coding sequence ATGAGAAATCCATATGAAGTTCTTGAAATAAATGAAAATGCAACAGAAGAAGAAATAAAACAAGCTTATAGAAAATTAGCTCGAAAATATCATCCAGATCAATATGGAGATAATCCCCTACGTGATCTTGCCGAAGATAAAATGCGTGAATTAAACGAAGCTTATGATTATCTTACTAAAAACCATGTAAATCATAATTCAAATAATCAAAATTCTGACTTTGGTAATTTTACAAAATCAATGTCTTTTGATGAAATAAGGATATACATTAACAAAGGTGACCTTGTTTATGCCGAATCTCAACTTCATAACATTACAGATCATAATGCTGAGTGGAATTATCTAATGGGTGTAATTAACTTACAAAAAGGTTGGTATGACGCAGCATTTAACTATATAAGTATAGCATGTAGATTAAATCCATATAATAATGAATATACAAATACTTTAAGAATGCTTCAAAATAAAAATCAATCTTTTAGACAAGAATATAATAATACTCGTGGAAATAATTCAGATTTTTGTGATTGTTGCGCAAAACTTTGGTGCCTTGATTGTCTATGTAATTGTTGTTGTAATGTTGATCTTATTTCTTGTTAG
- a CDS encoding DUF2225 domain-containing protein, with protein sequence MKNLFAGLDKLGFEDIKDVELYGNDNELAPEELEDNITPKEISHLYDKKIICPVCENEFTVKAIKTSSYKMKSRDSDFFIRYDLINPYFYDVWICNDCGYSAMKSDFLRIRSYQKDDITNNISSKWKGREYPIPYDVDTAIERYKLSLLNYFYMDARYSQKAMNCLKLAWMYRLKDDKENEQLYLIESLKGFKEAYLNEDFPIYGMKKFTVMYLIGELNRLTNNTKDALLWLGNVITSPMADRKIKDLARDQRDLLKSPENTPDHSSSSSSQSVPKKKGFFSSLFDK encoded by the coding sequence ATGAAAAACCTTTTTGCTGGATTAGATAAATTAGGATTTGAAGATATAAAAGACGTAGAATTATATGGTAATGATAATGAATTGGCTCCAGAAGAACTTGAAGATAACATCACCCCAAAGGAAATTAGCCACTTATATGATAAAAAAATTATATGTCCTGTTTGTGAAAATGAATTTACCGTAAAGGCTATAAAAACTTCTTCATATAAAATGAAAAGTAGAGATAGTGATTTTTTTATTAGATACGACTTAATAAACCCTTATTTTTATGATGTTTGGATATGTAATGATTGTGGATATTCTGCAATGAAATCAGATTTTTTAAGAATTCGTAGTTATCAAAAAGATGATATTACAAACAATATCTCATCAAAATGGAAGGGTCGTGAATATCCTATACCATATGATGTTGATACAGCTATTGAACGTTACAAACTTTCCTTACTTAATTATTTCTATATGGATGCAAGATATAGTCAAAAAGCTATGAACTGCTTAAAATTAGCATGGATGTATAGACTTAAAGATGATAAAGAGAATGAACAACTATACCTAATTGAGTCTTTAAAAGGCTTTAAAGAAGCTTATTTAAATGAGGATTTTCCTATATATGGAATGAAAAAATTCACTGTTATGTACTTAATAGGAGAATTAAATAGACTTACTAATAATACTAAGGATGCATTATTATGGCTTGGTAACGTTATTACTTCACCAATGGCAGATAGGAAAATTAAAGATTTAGCTCGTGATCAAAGAGATTTATTAAAATCTCCTGAAAATACCCCTGATCACTCTAGTTCCTCATCTTCTCAGTCAGTTCCTAAAAAGAAGGGCTTTTTTTCATCACTTTTTGATAAATAA
- the leuS gene encoding leucine--tRNA ligase — MENYGVSIDTKWQKKWEESGLHNFNENAPGEKLYVLEMFSYPSGAKLHAGHWFNYGPTDSWARFKKMNGYNVFQPMGFDAFGLPAENFAIKTGIHPQDSTMQNIQNMEKQLKAMGAMFNWDHEIVTCLPNYYKWTQWVFLKLYEKGLAYRKNAPVNWCPSCNTVLANEQVLDGHCERCDSLVEKKALTQWFLKITDYADELLEKLDELDWPEKTKAMQKHWIGKSKGVEATFKVENSDITFNVFTTRVDTLNGVTYVVLAPENELVDSLTTEENKAAVEAYKIEAQKQSDIERQSSTREKTGVFTGSYAINPINGKRVPIWIGDYVLATYGTGCVMAVPAHDERDYAFATKYDLPIIRVVEGGDSLPFTEYGPLVNSGDFDGLGGEKAKEAIVKKLKEQKLGDWKVNYRLRDWLISRQRYWGAPIPVVYCDKCGTVAIPEEQLPVELPYNIEFTPDGKSPLSKSEEFLHTTCPKCGGHATRETDTLDTFVCSSWYYLRYVDNNNCEKAFDIDKVNKMLPVDKYVGGPEHACMHLLYARFITKALRDMGYLNFDEPFKSLTHQGLILGPDGLKMSKSKGNTIAPDDYIKEFGADVFRMYLMFGFAYSEGGAWSDDGIKSMGRFIDKVERLLDDARAKLNDSKNIKTTMEKAEKELNYARHYAIQHVTEDTDKFQFNTAIARIMEYTNSLSKYLNEENINIEFLKEALCDYVKLLAPFAPHFSEEQWELLGNTSSIFTSSWPVFDPKALIKDEVEIAIQILGKIKARMNIATNLTEDEIKEAALNNETIKELLEGKNVMKVIVVKGRLVNIVAK, encoded by the coding sequence ATGGAAAACTACGGAGTATCAATTGATACAAAATGGCAAAAGAAATGGGAAGAATCTGGACTTCACAACTTTAATGAAAATGCTCCAGGAGAGAAATTATATGTACTTGAAATGTTCTCTTATCCATCAGGAGCAAAATTACATGCTGGACACTGGTTTAATTATGGTCCTACAGATTCCTGGGCAAGATTTAAAAAGATGAATGGATATAATGTATTCCAACCAATGGGATTTGATGCGTTTGGTCTTCCTGCTGAAAACTTTGCTATAAAAACAGGAATTCATCCTCAAGATTCAACAATGCAAAATATACAAAATATGGAAAAACAATTAAAAGCTATGGGAGCTATGTTTAATTGGGATCATGAAATAGTAACTTGTCTTCCTAATTATTATAAATGGACTCAATGGGTATTCTTAAAACTATATGAAAAAGGACTTGCATATAGAAAAAATGCTCCAGTAAATTGGTGCCCTAGCTGTAACACTGTTTTAGCAAACGAACAAGTACTAGACGGTCATTGTGAAAGATGTGATTCTTTAGTTGAAAAGAAAGCATTAACTCAATGGTTCTTAAAAATAACAGACTATGCTGATGAACTTCTTGAAAAATTAGATGAATTAGATTGGCCTGAAAAAACTAAAGCAATGCAAAAACACTGGATTGGCAAATCAAAAGGTGTAGAGGCAACTTTTAAAGTAGAAAACTCTGATATAACATTTAATGTATTCACTACTAGAGTCGATACTCTAAACGGTGTTACTTATGTAGTATTAGCACCAGAAAATGAGCTTGTTGATAGTCTTACAACTGAAGAAAACAAAGCTGCTGTTGAAGCATATAAAATAGAAGCTCAAAAACAATCAGATATAGAAAGACAATCTTCAACAAGAGAAAAAACAGGAGTATTTACAGGATCATATGCTATAAACCCTATAAACGGTAAAAGAGTTCCTATATGGATAGGTGATTATGTTCTTGCAACATATGGTACCGGTTGTGTAATGGCAGTTCCTGCTCATGATGAACGCGACTATGCATTTGCAACTAAATATGATCTTCCAATAATAAGAGTTGTTGAGGGCGGAGATTCTCTTCCTTTCACAGAATACGGTCCTTTAGTTAATAGTGGAGATTTTGATGGTTTAGGTGGAGAAAAAGCTAAAGAAGCTATTGTAAAAAAACTAAAAGAACAAAAACTTGGAGATTGGAAAGTAAACTATAGACTTCGTGATTGGCTTATATCAAGACAAAGATATTGGGGAGCTCCAATTCCTGTTGTTTATTGTGATAAATGTGGGACTGTAGCTATTCCTGAAGAACAACTACCAGTTGAACTTCCATACAACATAGAATTTACTCCAGATGGTAAATCACCATTATCAAAAAGTGAGGAATTCTTACATACTACTTGTCCTAAATGTGGAGGTCATGCTACTCGTGAAACTGACACATTAGATACTTTTGTATGTTCTTCATGGTACTATTTAAGATATGTAGACAATAATAATTGTGAAAAAGCTTTTGATATAGATAAGGTTAATAAAATGCTTCCAGTAGATAAATATGTTGGTGGACCAGAGCATGCTTGTATGCATCTTCTTTATGCAAGATTTATTACAAAAGCTCTTAGAGATATGGGATATTTAAACTTTGATGAACCATTTAAATCACTTACACACCAAGGCTTAATTTTAGGACCAGATGGACTTAAAATGAGTAAGTCTAAAGGAAACACTATAGCTCCAGATGATTATATAAAAGAATTTGGTGCAGATGTATTTAGAATGTACCTAATGTTTGGTTTCGCTTATTCTGAAGGTGGTGCGTGGTCAGATGATGGTATAAAGTCTATGGGAAGATTTATTGATAAGGTTGAAAGACTTTTAGACGATGCTAGAGCTAAACTTAACGATTCTAAAAATATAAAAACAACTATGGAAAAAGCTGAAAAAGAATTAAATTATGCTAGACACTATGCTATACAACATGTTACTGAAGATACAGATAAATTCCAATTTAACACTGCTATTGCTAGAATAATGGAATATACAAACTCTTTATCAAAATATTTAAATGAAGAAAACATAAATATAGAATTCTTAAAAGAAGCTTTATGCGATTATGTAAAACTTTTAGCTCCTTTTGCTCCTCATTTCTCTGAAGAACAATGGGAACTTTTAGGAAACACTTCTTCAATATTTACTTCTTCTTGGCCAGTATTTGATCCTAAAGCTTTAATTAAAGACGAAGTAGAAATAGCTATCCAAATACTTGGTAAAATAAAAGCTAGGATGAACATAGCAACTAATCTTACAGAAGATGAAATAAAAGAAGCTGCTCTTAATAATGAAACTATTAAAGAATTACTTGAAGGCAAAAATGTCATGAAAGTAATAGTTGTTAAAGGTAGACTTGTAAATATAGTTGCAAAATAA
- the asnB gene encoding asparagine synthase (glutamine-hydrolyzing) produces the protein MCGFLTYFTDKPISKDCIKNLNQLKDLMEHRGPDSNTFFTDSNIYLGFRRLSITAIESGQQPMSYDNNNYRIVFNGEIYNYKELKHELESLGYSFITDSEAEIILAAYKHFNESFVPMLRGMFSFVIWDKYNNCIFAARDPFGIKPFYYLEQENSLICSSEFKILYNLLEKNKNIDLEGLHNYFTFQYVPEPKTIIENINILPPGHTLKKYIFSDAKIKCYHSINFESTPGNTQAKLDNIFSSVKNSIKAHIPTEVPLGTFLSGGVDSTIITTLAKNFNPNIKSFTVGFKENGFNEISLAKNTADKLGIENINKIISAEDVINEITNIVNLMDVPVADPAAIPLYFVSKEAKKHVKVILSGEGADELFAGYNIYNEPHSLSIFNNMPKKLKNILLNISNILPEGTKGKSFIKRGVTPIEKRFIGNAKIFLENEKKLLLKNYNDNFHYTKVTKPFYDKASNLDDITKMQYIDIETWLKGDILTVADKMTMAHSLELRVPFLDYKVLQCAKVLSPEDKLNFNTTKYLFREAFRDVIPNNFINRKKLGFPVPINNWLKNELYDWAKSLLNENITEEYINKNYALNLLEKHRKGNVNYSRHLWTIIIFTLWYKNNFENFQISLVV, from the coding sequence ATGTGTGGTTTTTTAACTTATTTTACAGATAAACCAATATCAAAAGATTGTATTAAAAATCTTAATCAACTTAAAGATTTAATGGAACATAGAGGTCCAGATTCAAATACTTTTTTTACAGATTCCAACATATATTTAGGTTTTAGACGTCTAAGTATTACAGCTATTGAAAGTGGCCAACAACCTATGAGTTATGATAATAATAATTATAGAATTGTATTTAATGGTGAAATTTATAACTATAAAGAATTAAAACATGAACTTGAAAGTTTGGGCTATTCCTTTATAACAGATTCAGAAGCAGAGATAATTCTTGCCGCCTATAAACACTTTAATGAATCTTTTGTTCCTATGCTAAGAGGAATGTTTTCATTTGTTATATGGGATAAATATAATAATTGCATATTTGCAGCTAGAGATCCTTTTGGTATTAAACCTTTTTATTATTTAGAACAAGAAAATTCTCTAATTTGTTCATCAGAGTTCAAGATACTTTATAACCTTTTAGAGAAAAATAAAAATATTGATTTAGAAGGATTACATAATTACTTTACTTTTCAATATGTTCCAGAACCGAAAACCATTATTGAAAATATAAATATATTACCTCCTGGTCATACTTTAAAAAAATATATTTTTAGTGATGCAAAAATTAAATGTTATCACTCTATTAATTTCGAATCCACGCCTGGAAACACTCAAGCTAAGCTTGATAATATATTTTCTTCTGTAAAAAATTCTATAAAGGCACACATACCTACTGAAGTGCCTTTGGGAACATTTTTATCTGGAGGTGTGGATTCAACTATAATAACAACTTTAGCTAAAAACTTTAATCCTAATATAAAAAGTTTCACAGTTGGTTTTAAAGAAAATGGTTTCAATGAAATATCTTTAGCTAAAAACACTGCTGATAAACTAGGAATAGAAAATATTAATAAAATAATTTCTGCTGAAGATGTAATAAATGAAATTACGAATATAGTAAACTTAATGGATGTACCAGTGGCTGATCCAGCAGCTATTCCTTTATATTTTGTATCTAAGGAAGCAAAAAAACATGTCAAGGTTATTTTATCTGGTGAAGGTGCCGATGAATTATTTGCAGGATATAACATATACAACGAACCTCATTCATTGTCTATTTTTAATAATATGCCTAAAAAGCTCAAAAACATCCTGCTAAACATATCCAATATTTTACCTGAAGGAACTAAAGGCAAAAGCTTTATTAAACGTGGTGTAACTCCTATAGAAAAACGTTTTATAGGTAATGCTAAAATTTTCTTAGAAAATGAAAAAAAGCTTCTACTTAAAAACTATAACGATAATTTTCATTATACAAAAGTTACTAAACCATTTTATGATAAAGCTTCAAACTTAGATGATATAACAAAGATGCAATATATTGATATAGAAACTTGGCTTAAAGGAGATATTCTTACTGTTGCAGATAAAATGACCATGGCTCATTCTTTAGAATTACGGGTACCCTTTTTAGATTATAAAGTTCTTCAATGTGCTAAGGTATTAAGTCCAGAAGATAAACTAAACTTTAATACAACTAAATACTTATTTAGAGAGGCCTTCAGAGATGTCATCCCTAATAATTTCATTAATAGAAAAAAGCTAGGATTTCCGGTTCCTATAAATAATTGGCTTAAAAATGAATTGTATGATTGGGCTAAATCTTTACTAAATGAAAATATAACAGAAGAATACATTAATAAAAATTATGCTTTGAATTTATTGGAGAAACATAGAAAAGGCAATGTTAACTATAGTAGACATTTATGGACTATAATTATTTTTACTCTTTGGTACAAAAATAATTTTGAGAACTTTCAAATTTCATTAGTTGTCTAA
- the rpsA gene encoding 30S ribosomal protein S1 produces MEKDILQETSMEDMMKAIDETMKPIYSGDIVEGEVISVSINEVLVNIGYINDGIIKKNEICNEDEDINNFIKQGDKIEVFIVKLNDGEGNVVLSKKKADITRAWRELNNAFKNNTILEVKVAEVVKSGVIAYINGIRGFIPASQISVSFVKDLTYFVGKVLKVKVIEFDEKKSKVVLSGKEVELKERQNKKEKVLASLKNGEKRTGIVRRLAKFGAFVDLGGVDGLIHNSDLSWKRVNDPSEVVKVGDKVEVYVLNFDKEKGKIALSLKDIEEDPWNNIITKHKINDIVEGKVVKLLDFGAFIEIEAGVEGLVHITEITDENIAKPSEVLNIGNKVKVKILEINKEDKRIALSIKEAENRASEEMEKYNDEDEGNFAFADLLKNFKF; encoded by the coding sequence ATGGAAAAGGATATACTACAAGAAACATCAATGGAAGATATGATGAAAGCAATTGATGAAACTATGAAACCCATCTATAGTGGGGATATTGTAGAGGGTGAGGTAATATCTGTATCTATAAATGAGGTTTTAGTTAATATAGGCTATATAAATGATGGAATTATAAAGAAAAATGAAATATGTAATGAAGATGAAGATATAAATAATTTTATAAAGCAGGGAGATAAAATAGAAGTATTTATAGTTAAATTAAATGATGGAGAAGGAAATGTTGTTTTGTCAAAGAAAAAGGCAGATATAACTAGAGCTTGGAGAGAGTTAAATAATGCTTTTAAAAATAACACTATATTAGAAGTAAAAGTAGCAGAGGTAGTTAAGAGTGGAGTAATAGCTTATATTAATGGTATAAGAGGATTTATACCAGCATCTCAAATATCAGTTTCGTTTGTTAAGGATTTAACTTATTTTGTAGGAAAAGTATTAAAGGTAAAGGTAATTGAATTTGATGAAAAGAAAAGTAAAGTTGTTTTATCTGGAAAAGAAGTTGAATTAAAAGAAAGACAAAATAAAAAAGAAAAAGTATTAGCTTCTCTTAAAAATGGAGAAAAGAGAACTGGTATTGTAAGAAGACTTGCAAAGTTTGGAGCATTTGTAGATTTAGGTGGAGTAGATGGATTAATCCATAATTCAGATTTATCATGGAAAAGAGTAAACGATCCTTCAGAAGTAGTGAAAGTTGGAGATAAAGTAGAGGTTTATGTACTTAACTTTGATAAGGAAAAGGGAAAGATTGCATTAAGTTTAAAAGATATAGAAGAAGATCCTTGGAATAATATAATTACAAAACATAAAATTAATGATATAGTTGAAGGAAAAGTTGTAAAACTTTTAGATTTTGGTGCTTTTATTGAAATTGAAGCGGGAGTAGAAGGATTAGTGCATATTACAGAAATAACTGATGAAAATATTGCAAAGCCTTCTGAAGTTTTAAATATAGGAAATAAAGTAAAAGTTAAAATATTAGAAATAAATAAAGAAGATAAAAGAATTGCATTATCAATTAAAGAGGCTGAAAATAGGGCTTCAGAAGAAATGGAAAAATATAATGATGAAGATGAGGGGAATTTTGCTTTTGCAGATTTACTAAAGAATTTTAAGTTCTAA